Below is a window of Stappia sp. DNA.
CCGAGGGCGCGATGCTCACATGGGACGACGTGGCGCTCGATCCGGACGACGAGGCGGTGAAGGTCCGCCGCGAGATGGAGGCGGCTTTCCCGCCGGCGTGAGCCGGATCCTTCAAGGGCGGGTCAGCAAGGCCGGGTCAGCATTCGACGACATTGACCGCGAGACCGCCCTGCGAGGTCTCCTTGTATTTGTCGGTCATGTCGAGCCCGGTCTGGCGCATGGTCTCGATGCAGCTGTCGAGCGGCACGAAATGGGTGCCGTCGCCGCGCAGCGCCAGCGAGGCGGCGGTCACGGCCTTCACCGCGCCGAGCGCGTTGCGCTCGATGCAGGGCACCTGCACGAGCCCGCCGATCGGATCGCAGGTCATGCCGAGATGGTGCTCGAGCGCGATCTCGGCGGCGTTCTCCACCTGCTCGTTGGTGCCGCCGAGCGCGGCGCACAGGCCCGCCGCCGCCATCGCCGAGGCCGAGCCGACCTCGCCCTGGCAGCCGACTTCCGCGCCCGAAATCGAGGCGTTCGCCTTGATGATGCCGCCGATGGCGGCCGCCACCAGCAAAAACGTGCGCATGCCCTCCCGGCAGCCGTCCGGGCAATGGTCGAGATAATAGCGCATCACCGCCGGCACCACGCCGGCCGCGCCGTTGGTGGGCGCGGTGACGAGCCGGCCGCCGGCCGCGTTCTCCTCGTTCACCGCCATGGCATAGACGCCGAGCCAGTCCATCACCGTGTGCTGGAAAGGCCGGTTCTTGCCGGCTTCCCCGGTGAGCTTGTCGTGGATCTGGCGCGCGCGGCGCCTGACCTTGAGCCCGCCCGGCAATTCGCCGTCGCGGGTCAACCCGCGCTGCAGGCAGGCATCCATCGCCGACCAGATCGCGTCGAGCCGCTCGTCCAGATCGGCCCCCGCCCCGCCGGTCCCGGCGCGCGCGTCCTCGTTCGCCCGCTTCATGTCGGCGATCGTCAGGCCGCTCGCCGCGCCCATCGCCAGCATCTCCTTCGCCGTGGCGAAAGGATAGGGCACCTCCGCGTCGCCACTCGCCGGCATCAGGTCGTCCTGCGCGTCGAGTTCGGCGGCCGTGACCACGAAGCCGCCGCCGATCGAATAGAGCGTGTCCTCGAAGAGAACGGTGCCGCGCGCGTCCCGCGCGGTGAAGATCATGCCATTGGCATGGCCGGGCAGGGGCGGTCCGTAGTCGAAGACGAGATCCGTGTCGGGATCGAAGGCGACCCGGCCGAGGCCGGCGACGGTCACGGTCTTGTCGCGGGCGAGCCGGGCCATTTCGTCCTCGACGCAATCGGGATCGAGGGTCGCGGGGGCGTGGCCGGCGAGCCCGAGGCAGATCGCGCGGTCGCTCGCATGCCCCTTGCCGGTGAAGGCCAGCGAGCCGTGCAGCGAAACGGCGAAGCGCGCGGGGCTGAGCTCCCGGTCGCGCAGCCTGTCCAGAAACCGGCCGGCCGCCACCATCGGTCCCATCGTGTGCGACGAGGACGGACCGACCCCGATCTTGAAGATGTCGAACACGGAAATGAACACGCAAACCCTCCCTGGTCGCCGCGCCCACCCCCCCTGTCTGTTGCCGATGAGGGCGCGGATCGCCGCTACCATGGCGGCTGATCGAACGCGCGTCATCAACGCAGTGCAGCAATGACGCAATCGGGAAAATGCCTGTCGGATTTCAGCGCCGCGCCGGGGCAGCCGCGGTGGCCTCGCCGGCACCCAGCTCGCGCAGGAACGCATAGACCGCGCTGGAGAAGCCGATGTGCTCGCGCAAGAGCGCTCGCGCGCCCTCCAGATCGCGGGCGAGCGCGGCGTCCATCAGCCGCGTGTGATGGGCGAGCCCCAGCATGCGCGACAGCAGGCGGTCGAAGGTGGTGCGCGCCGTCGCGTCCATGGCGCTCTGCAGCGCGGGATCGACCAGCATGTGCCGGTGATGGCGGCGCAGCTGATCGCTGATCTGCCCATGAAAGCGGGTGAGGGTGGCGCTGTCGCCGGCCGACAGCAGCGCGGCGTGAAAGGCGTCGTGGCGGGTCTCCCACAGCACCAGATCCTCCGTCGCCCGGTCGGGTCGGGGCACGGGCGCGCGCGACAGCGCGTGATGGGCCGCGACGAGCCGGCCCTCCCAGTCCGTGTCGCCGGTCTCCACCGAGCGGACCAGCAGCGCATCCTCCACCGTTTGCCGCGCCACCTGCAGATCGCGCAGGCTGTCGAAGGACACGGGCGCCACCCGGTAGCCCCTGTTGGGCGACGACACGACGAGCCCTTCCGCCTCCAGTCGCGACAAGGCCTCGCGCAGCGGGGTCCACCCGAGCCCCGTGCGCCGGGTCAGCATGGAAACGGCGAGCGGCGTGTCCGGCGCAAGCCGTGCCGCCAGAATGTCGGCCTTCAGCCGGTGATAGGCTTCGTCGATCTTCGCCATGTCGCTCGGTCGGTCGCCATTCGAAAATATGATATCAAAGATTATATATAATTCTTGAGGGCCGGCGTCCAGCTTGCTACCGTTGCATCTGCAACCGACGATGGCGTGCGGGCGGTCCCTGTCCCGCCCGCTCC
It encodes the following:
- a CDS encoding L-serine ammonia-lyase; protein product: MFISVFDIFKIGVGPSSSHTMGPMVAAGRFLDRLRDRELSPARFAVSLHGSLAFTGKGHASDRAICLGLAGHAPATLDPDCVEDEMARLARDKTVTVAGLGRVAFDPDTDLVFDYGPPLPGHANGMIFTARDARGTVLFEDTLYSIGGGFVVTAAELDAQDDLMPASGDAEVPYPFATAKEMLAMGAASGLTIADMKRANEDARAGTGGAGADLDERLDAIWSAMDACLQRGLTRDGELPGGLKVRRRARQIHDKLTGEAGKNRPFQHTVMDWLGVYAMAVNEENAAGGRLVTAPTNGAAGVVPAVMRYYLDHCPDGCREGMRTFLLVAAAIGGIIKANASISGAEVGCQGEVGSASAMAAAGLCAALGGTNEQVENAAEIALEHHLGMTCDPIGGLVQVPCIERNALGAVKAVTAASLALRGDGTHFVPLDSCIETMRQTGLDMTDKYKETSQGGLAVNVVEC
- a CDS encoding GntR family transcriptional regulator — encoded protein: MAKIDEAYHRLKADILAARLAPDTPLAVSMLTRRTGLGWTPLREALSRLEAEGLVVSSPNRGYRVAPVSFDSLRDLQVARQTVEDALLVRSVETGDTDWEGRLVAAHHALSRAPVPRPDRATEDLVLWETRHDAFHAALLSAGDSATLTRFHGQISDQLRRHHRHMLVDPALQSAMDATARTTFDRLLSRMLGLAHHTRLMDAALARDLEGARALLREHIGFSSAVYAFLRELGAGEATAAAPARR